In a single window of the Clarias gariepinus isolate MV-2021 ecotype Netherlands chromosome 16, CGAR_prim_01v2, whole genome shotgun sequence genome:
- the LOC128544950 gene encoding polyserase-2-like, whose amino-acid sequence MAPRTDQDEPQLVCHRRVESEKNQRRQLELKQLAGELIEQISSCWATNDRNPAGGCQAQLNALSVCGIANLNDRIVGGLDAVSGSWPWQVSLQACGHHFCGGSLINDRWVLTAAHCFGSNICPVTVKLGLYTLEGNNAYRESRWLKRVIIHPDYRKGKHDNDIALLQLYSNVSFNDYITPVCLAETGSTFYNGTLTWATGWGDIWNGVNLPSPGILQEVPVQIIGNKQCYCLYVKATFPIYFENISNNMLCAGLLEGGSDACRGDSGGPLVIKHDSRWIQAGIVSFGFGCALPYVPGVYTRVSQYQNWINQEITTNQTGFIKYTSCGIDEDLQETCLGLPPVFFPAIVCGSAQLNNILKTGSSLASAGTWPWMASLQLNGIHICSGTLIAQQFVMSSADCFSSSSNPSEWTVKLGRLNQNGSNPNEVSVNVINISFSTDASNNIAVLKMSTTPTLSDFIQPICVDFGYTNFSIGTQCWAAGWGSGGGGTAQQTLQQFNTTIVDCGNASTSNSICIKPITLEQTERQGPLMCKTEKAWVQAAVITTSSNFSAFSMNIQTLTMISSLTEST is encoded by the exons ATGGCTCCCCGCACCGACCAAGATGAGCCCCAGTTGGTGTGTCATCGGAGGGTGGAGAGCGAGAAGAATCAACGGCGGCAGTTAGAGCTCAAGCAGCTAGCAGGTGAGCTCATCGAGCAGATCAGCAGTTGCTGGGCTACAAATGATCGTAACCCTGCTGGAG GGTGCCAGGCACAGCTCAATG CTTTATCAGTCTGTGGCATAGCTAACCTCAATGACAGAATAGTAGGTGGACTGGATGCTGTTTCTGGGTCTTGGCCTTGGCAAGTCAGTCTGCAAGCATGTGGACACCATTTCTGTGGTGGATCCCTCATCAATGATAGATGGGTCCTCACTGCAGCACACTGCTTTGGAAG TAACATCTGTCCAGTGACTGTAAAACTGGGCCTGTATACTCTAGAAGGAAACAATGCTTACCGTGAATCAAGATGGCTCAAAAGAGTCATCATACATCCAGACTACAGAAAAGGAAAGCATGACAACGACATTGCTCTGCTGCAGCTGTATTCTAATGTATCATTCAACGATTATATCACTCCTGTCTGCCTGGCTGAAACAGGGAGCACTTTTTACAATGGCACCTTGACCTGGGCTACTGGCTGGGGAGACATTTGGAATGGAG TAAATCTACCATCTCCTGGGATACTACAAGAAGTTCCTGTCCAAATTATTGGAAACAAGCAGTGTTACTGTTTATATGTAAAAGCTACATTTccaatttattttgaaaatataagCAACAATATGTTGTGTGCTGGGTTATTGGAAGGGGGCAGCGACGCATGTCGG GGTGACTCTGGAGGTCCACTGGTCATCAAACATGACTCTCGGTGGATTCAAGCTGGCATTGTGAGCTTTGGTTTTGGCTGTGCACTCCCATATGTTCCTGGTGTGTATACAAGAGTTTCTCAGTATCAGAACTGgatcaatcaagaaatcaccaCAAACCAGACAGGCTTCATCAAATATACATCCTGTGGCATTGATGAGGATCTGCAGGAGACCTGCCTTGGTTTGCCTCCTG tattttttccaGCTATAGTGTGTGGAAGTGCCcagttaaataatattttaaagacaGGAAGCTCCTTAGCATCAGCAGGTACATGGCCATGGATGGCCAGCCTGCAGCTTAATGGGATTCATATTTGTAGTGGAACACTGATAGCCCAGCAGTTTGTCATGAGCTCAGCTGATTGCTTCTCTAG CTCAAGCAATCCTTCTGAATGGACTGTGAAACTGGGTCGACTCAATCAGAACGGCTCCAACCCCAACGAGGTCTCTGTCAATGtgataaatatttcatttagcACAGATGCCAGTAATAACATAGCAGTGCTGAAGATGTCTACCACTCCTACTCTTTCTGACTTCATCCAGCCCATATGTGTAGACTTCGGGTATACAAACTTCAGCATTGGTACTCAGTGCTGGGCAGCTGGCTGGGGATCAGGGGGAGGAGGTACAG CTCAACAAACACTTCAGCAGTTCAACACCACTATAGTGGACTGTGGAAATGCATCTACATCAAACAGTATCTGCATTAAGCCTATAACATTAGAACAG ACTGAAAGGCAAGGCCCTCTAATGTGTAAGACTGAGAAGGCATGGGTCCAGGCTGCAGTTATAACCACCAGTTCAAATTTCTCTGCTTTCTCCATGAATATACAGACATTAACTATGATATCCAGTCTCACAG AGTCGACGTGA